The region CCTGGTGGATAGCGCCGGCGTGTTTCTGCCGATGCAGGATGAGATCTTCCCGGATAAGGAGCACTTTGGCCGCATTTTCCGCAATAACGCCGTGATGAGCTCAATGGGCATCGTGCAGATTGCCGCCATTATGGGCAGCTGTGTGGCAGGAGGCGCTTACCTGCCTATCATGAGCGACGAGGCCCTGATTGTGGAGGGCACCGGGTCGGTTTTCCTGGCCGGATCATACTTAGTGAAGTCCGCTATCGGCGAAAGTATAGACAACGAAACGCTGGGTGGCGCGACCACGCACTCGGAGATATCAGGCGTTACCGACTACAAGTGCAAAGACGACCAGGAGGCGCTGGACCATATCCGCAACATTTTTGACAAGATGGGCGACAAGCCGGTGGCCGGCTTCAGCCGCGTGGCGCCTGCCGCGCCAAGGCTGGATGAGAAAGAGATCTACGGGCTGCTGCCATCCGACCGCGTGAAGCCTTACGACATGATGGACATCATCCTGCGCCTGGTGGATAACTCGGAGTTTGAGCCCTACAAAGAGCTTTACGGGCAGACGCTGATCTGTGGATTGGCCCGCATAGACGGCTGGGCCGTGGGCATTGTGGCCAACCAGCGCAAGATCGTGAAGAGCAAGAAAGGCGAGATGCAGATGGGCGGCGTTATCTACTCCGACTCTGCTGACAAGGCCGCGCGCTTTATCATGAACTGCAACCAAAAGAAGATACCGCTGGTGTTTCTGCAGGACGTGTCTGGTTTTATGGTAGGCAGCAAGTCGGAGCACGGCGGCATTATCAAAGACGGAGCCAAAATGGTGAGCGCCATGGCCAACTCGGTGGTGCCGAAGTTTACGATCCTGATTGGCAACAGCTACGGGGCCGGCAACTACGCCATGTGCGGCAAGGCCTATGACCCGCGCCTGATCTACTCCTGGCCAACGGCGCAGCTAGCCGTGATGAGTGGTGCCGCAGCGGCCAACACGCTGCTGCAGATAGAGGTCTCGTCTAAGAAGGCGAAGGGGGAGGAGGTAAGCCCGGAGGCGGAGAAGGAGCTGCTGGAGCGCATCACCAACAAGTATAACGAGGAGCTCTCACCCTACTATTCCGCTGCCCGCCTGTGGATAGACGGCATCATCGACCCGCTGGAGACGCGCAAGGTCATCTCGATGGGCATCGAGGCGGCTAACCATGCGCCTATCGAAAAGCCCTACAACGTG is a window of Pontibacter kalidii DNA encoding:
- a CDS encoding acyl-CoA carboxylase subunit beta, with product MDIEFNKNEDALKQLVFQLNSRLKKVHLGGGEKRIEKEHQKGKMTARERIDYLLDEGSEFLEIGAFAGDGMYEEVGGCPSGGVVTGIGYIKGRQCVVVANDATVKAGAWFPITAKKNLRAQEISIENKLPIVYLVDSAGVFLPMQDEIFPDKEHFGRIFRNNAVMSSMGIVQIAAIMGSCVAGGAYLPIMSDEALIVEGTGSVFLAGSYLVKSAIGESIDNETLGGATTHSEISGVTDYKCKDDQEALDHIRNIFDKMGDKPVAGFSRVAPAAPRLDEKEIYGLLPSDRVKPYDMMDIILRLVDNSEFEPYKELYGQTLICGLARIDGWAVGIVANQRKIVKSKKGEMQMGGVIYSDSADKAARFIMNCNQKKIPLVFLQDVSGFMVGSKSEHGGIIKDGAKMVSAMANSVVPKFTILIGNSYGAGNYAMCGKAYDPRLIYSWPTAQLAVMSGAAAANTLLQIEVSSKKAKGEEVSPEAEKELLERITNKYNEELSPYYSAARLWIDGIIDPLETRKVISMGIEAANHAPIEKPYNVGVIQT